In a single window of the Flavobacterium sp. W4I14 genome:
- a CDS encoding putative flippase GtrA (product_source=COG2246; cog=COG2246; pfam=PF04138; superfamily=50814; transmembrane_helix_parts=Outside_1_9,TMhelix_10_28,Inside_29_36,TMhelix_37_59,Outside_60_73,TMhelix_74_93,Inside_94_105,TMhelix_106_125,Outside_126_126) codes for MDLFFRILKFGLTGFLGMAIDFGATWLCKEKIKIDKYIANAIGFTLAVTNNYLINRVWTFESTNTHWGTEFSKFLVVSLIGLGLNTFIIYLFHQRKNGTNFYVAKFFAIVIVFVWNFLANMLFTFR; via the coding sequence ATGGATTTATTCTTCCGCATCTTAAAATTTGGATTAACCGGTTTCCTCGGGATGGCAATAGATTTCGGTGCCACCTGGTTATGTAAGGAAAAAATCAAAATAGACAAATACATTGCCAATGCCATCGGTTTTACGCTTGCAGTAACCAATAATTACCTGATTAACCGGGTTTGGACTTTCGAAAGTACCAATACGCATTGGGGAACCGAATTCAGCAAGTTTTTAGTGGTGAGTTTAATTGGTTTAGGACTAAACACCTTTATCATTTACCTTTTTCATCAAAGGAAAAACGGCACCAATTTTTACGTAGCCAAATTCTTTGCAATAGTGATTGTTTTTGTGTGGAATTTCCTCGCGAATATGCTTTTTACATTTAGGTAG
- a CDS encoding hypothetical protein (product_source=Hypo-rule applied; cath_funfam=3.40.50.1820; superfamily=53474) has protein sequence MKYLLSILILLLGFTGTAQVTTKIESDLLFGKDCFYMQSLPGGAKITGVLFLVPGFLESPTAVTAQSSIVQEANKKGLAVVMVNLTPNNESFPIDKKSLNTLGKMINEFYHKNKLQPALALYLGGFSIGGTTALKFYAEKNKELKISKVFAIDPPLDMVRLRKSLSKGREKGFVVKLDTLNTDHRPQEQSLKELSVYNPDYTEQNMLPDYHSTALRIYSEPDILWWINNRNMDLSDMNVTDCAGYINKLKQKSQDNKVELVLTKDRGLRNNTQKHPHSWSIAEPVDLITWLLAK, from the coding sequence ATGAAATACTTACTCTCCATATTAATTTTATTATTGGGTTTTACCGGAACTGCGCAGGTTACAACTAAAATAGAAAGTGATCTTCTTTTTGGAAAGGATTGTTTTTACATGCAAAGCTTGCCGGGAGGGGCTAAGATTACGGGCGTATTATTTTTAGTGCCGGGGTTTTTGGAATCTCCAACTGCGGTTACCGCTCAATCATCCATCGTGCAGGAGGCAAACAAAAAGGGATTAGCCGTTGTAATGGTTAATCTTACACCCAATAATGAAAGTTTTCCCATTGATAAAAAAAGCTTGAATACGTTAGGTAAAATGATTAATGAGTTTTATCATAAAAATAAACTTCAACCAGCATTAGCGCTTTATCTTGGTGGTTTTTCTATTGGTGGTACAACAGCCTTAAAGTTTTATGCAGAAAAAAATAAAGAACTAAAAATAAGCAAGGTTTTCGCTATCGACCCTCCTTTGGATATGGTTAGGTTAAGAAAATCATTATCAAAAGGAAGAGAAAAAGGTTTTGTGGTTAAATTAGATACATTGAATACTGACCATCGGCCGCAGGAACAAAGTTTAAAAGAATTATCGGTTTATAATCCAGATTATACAGAACAGAACATGTTGCCAGATTATCATTCAACTGCTTTAAGGATTTATAGCGAACCGGATATTTTATGGTGGATAAACAATAGGAACATGGATTTGTCGGATATGAACGTAACAGATTGTGCGGGTTACATCAATAAATTAAAGCAAAAATCGCAAGATAATAAAGTAGAACTCGTTTTGACTAAAGATAGAGGATTAAGAAATAATACACAAAAACACCCCCATTCATGGAGTATAGCGGAACCAGTGGATTTAATCACTTGGTTATTGGCAAAGTAA
- a CDS encoding hypothetical protein (product_source=Hypo-rule applied; cath_funfam=2.10.25.10; cleavage_site_network=SignalP-noTM; pfam=PF19897; superfamily=57552), giving the protein MKTTIIALCIGFLGFVAKAQSMPQKTASAKVITKQTVDIACGECQFKMKGKDCELAVKIDGKSYFVDGKGIDDFGDAHGEHGFCNAVSKAEVTGEIVNNRFKAKEIKLLPVKK; this is encoded by the coding sequence ATGAAAACAACTATTATAGCATTATGCATTGGTTTTTTGGGTTTTGTAGCAAAAGCTCAAAGCATGCCTCAAAAAACTGCATCAGCAAAAGTAATCACTAAACAAACGGTAGATATTGCTTGTGGCGAATGTCAGTTTAAAATGAAAGGTAAAGATTGCGAGTTAGCAGTGAAAATAGATGGTAAATCTTATTTTGTTGATGGAAAAGGTATTGATGATTTTGGCGATGCCCACGGCGAACATGGTTTTTGCAATGCCGTAAGCAAAGCAGAAGTTACAGGCGAAATTGTGAATAACCGTTTTAAGGCGAAAGAAATAAAGTTATTGCCAGTTAAGAAATAG
- a CDS encoding hypothetical protein (product_source=Hypo-rule applied; superfamily=88713; transmembrane_helix_parts=Inside_1_6,TMhelix_7_26,Outside_27_326) has product MKLSKSLHLIIFSICFFGVKVFAQNFDDIKRYKVNFATAARANEKLIAVRSFSANNQKYLLLVNPETLDTKVDLASNYTTSSLQFQNVLAIFKNTAYVKSIEAAAVKDLQLQNAGIDHAIPNEKGITLTIDLCPSHKALDRIIFQSVFDEFKKIEQPAPLAISVSGKWMLKHQDDLNWLKSLVEKKELNITWVNHTYNHEVNKLPLAENFLLAPGTNLDVEVLENEKLMLKNGLTPSVFFRFPGLVSDKTVVEKIEAYGLIPIGSDAWLAKGQQPNAGSIVLIHGNGNEEIGVKDFIQLLKTRQADVKSKQWLLFDLRQGLEKEFE; this is encoded by the coding sequence ATGAAGTTATCTAAATCTTTGCACCTCATTATTTTTTCCATTTGCTTTTTTGGTGTTAAAGTTTTTGCGCAAAATTTTGATGATATCAAACGCTACAAGGTAAACTTTGCTACCGCTGCCCGCGCTAATGAAAAACTGATTGCAGTTAGAAGTTTTTCTGCAAATAATCAAAAATATTTACTGTTGGTAAATCCAGAAACTTTAGATACTAAAGTAGATCTGGCCAGTAATTATACCACAAGCAGTTTGCAATTTCAAAACGTATTGGCGATTTTCAAAAACACAGCCTATGTTAAATCAATAGAAGCCGCGGCCGTTAAAGATCTGCAGCTTCAAAATGCAGGGATCGATCATGCCATTCCGAACGAAAAGGGCATTACCTTAACCATTGATCTTTGTCCCTCGCACAAGGCTTTAGACAGGATTATTTTTCAATCTGTTTTTGACGAATTTAAAAAGATAGAGCAGCCTGCCCCACTCGCAATTTCGGTTTCTGGCAAATGGATGCTGAAACATCAGGACGACCTGAACTGGTTGAAAAGTCTGGTAGAGAAAAAAGAGCTGAATATTACCTGGGTAAACCATACCTACAACCACGAAGTAAATAAGTTGCCCTTAGCTGAAAACTTTCTATTGGCACCTGGAACAAATTTAGATGTGGAGGTATTGGAGAATGAAAAACTGATGCTCAAAAATGGTCTAACTCCATCTGTATTTTTTCGTTTCCCCGGCCTGGTATCGGATAAGACCGTTGTTGAAAAAATTGAAGCTTATGGATTAATCCCTATTGGCAGTGACGCCTGGCTGGCCAAAGGACAACAGCCTAATGCGGGCAGTATTGTATTGATCCACGGCAACGGGAATGAAGAAATCGGTGTGAAAGATTTTATCCAGTTATTAAAAACCAGACAGGCCGATGTGAAAAGCAAACAATGGCTGCTTTTTGATTTAAGACAGGGACTGGAAAAGGAATTTGAATAG
- a CDS encoding adenosylhomocysteinase (product_source=KO:K01251; cath_funfam=3.40.50.1480,3.40.50.720; cog=COG0499; ko=KO:K01251; pfam=PF00670,PF05221; smart=SM00996; superfamily=51735,52283; tigrfam=TIGR00936), producing MSSVETSYIPYKVKDISLAEWGRKEIELAEAEMPGLMSLRKEFGPTQPLKGARIAGCLHMTIQTAVLIETLTALGAEVTWSSCNIFSTQDHAAAAIAAAGIQVYAWKGLNEEEFDWCIEQTLHFGPEQQPLNMILDDGGDLTNMVFDKYPELIAAIKGLSEETTTGVHRLYERMKNGTLHLPAINVNDSVTKSKFDNKYGCRESLVDAIRRATDVMMAGKVAVVCGYGDVGKGSAESLSSQGVRVIVTEIDPICALQAAMEGYEVKKLATAIKEADIVVTTTGNCDIVREQHFRALKDKAIVCNIGHFDNEIDMAWLNGNYGDTKVEIKPQVDKYTIDGKDVIILAEGRLVNLGCATGHPSFVMSNSFTNQTLAQLELWTNTAAYENKVYTLPKHLDEKVARLHLEKIGVELDVLDQHQADYIGVPVEGPFKADTYRY from the coding sequence ATGTCATCAGTAGAGACTTCTTATATCCCTTACAAAGTTAAGGACATTTCACTGGCAGAATGGGGCCGTAAAGAAATCGAATTAGCCGAAGCAGAAATGCCAGGTTTAATGAGTTTACGTAAAGAATTCGGTCCAACACAACCGTTAAAAGGTGCGCGGATTGCAGGTTGTCTGCACATGACCATCCAAACGGCTGTATTAATCGAAACATTAACTGCACTGGGTGCTGAAGTTACCTGGTCATCATGCAATATTTTTTCTACTCAGGATCACGCTGCGGCTGCAATTGCTGCTGCTGGTATTCAGGTTTATGCCTGGAAAGGTTTAAACGAAGAAGAATTCGATTGGTGTATTGAGCAAACTTTACACTTCGGTCCGGAGCAACAACCATTAAACATGATTTTGGATGATGGTGGCGATTTAACCAATATGGTTTTTGACAAATATCCTGAGCTAATTGCAGCTATTAAAGGTTTATCAGAAGAAACTACAACTGGTGTTCACCGTTTGTACGAAAGAATGAAAAACGGAACATTGCACTTACCTGCAATTAACGTTAACGATTCGGTTACTAAATCTAAATTCGATAACAAATACGGATGTCGTGAGTCATTGGTTGATGCGATCCGTCGTGCAACTGATGTAATGATGGCTGGTAAAGTTGCTGTTGTTTGTGGTTATGGCGATGTGGGTAAAGGTTCTGCAGAATCGTTAAGCTCACAAGGTGTACGTGTTATTGTTACCGAAATTGATCCGATCTGTGCTTTGCAGGCTGCAATGGAAGGTTACGAAGTTAAAAAATTAGCTACTGCAATTAAAGAAGCTGATATCGTAGTAACCACTACAGGTAATTGTGATATCGTTCGCGAGCAACACTTCAGAGCATTAAAAGACAAAGCAATTGTTTGTAACATCGGTCACTTCGATAACGAAATCGACATGGCTTGGTTAAACGGCAATTATGGCGATACTAAAGTGGAGATTAAACCACAGGTTGATAAATACACTATTGATGGTAAAGATGTAATCATCCTGGCCGAAGGTCGTTTGGTTAACTTAGGCTGTGCAACTGGTCACCCAAGTTTTGTAATGAGTAACTCATTTACCAACCAAACTTTAGCTCAATTAGAGCTTTGGACCAACACTGCCGCTTACGAAAACAAAGTTTATACTTTGCCTAAGCATTTAGACGAAAAAGTTGCCCGTTTACACTTAGAAAAAATCGGTGTAGAATTAGATGTTTTGGATCAACACCAGGCTGATTATATCGGTGTACCGGTAGAAGGTCCGTTCAAAGCAGATACATACAGATACTAG
- a CDS encoding 4-amino-4-deoxy-L-arabinose transferase-like glycosyltransferase (product_source=COG1807; cog=COG1807; pfam=PF13231; transmembrane_helix_parts=Inside_1_6,TMhelix_7_29,Outside_30_76,TMhelix_77_99,Inside_100_111,TMhelix_112_134,Outside_135_156,TMhelix_157_191,Inside_192_203,TMhelix_204_226,Outside_227_269,TMhelix_270_292,Inside_293_298,TMhelix_299_321,Outside_322_325,TMhelix_326_345,Inside_346_356,TMhelix_357_379,Outside_380_383,TMhelix_384_406,Inside_407_412,TMhelix_413_432,Outside_433_546) has protein sequence MNLKDTTLYKFLIVLLAIASIPALFGGVMEPDGALYASMSKNIILFKDWFNLYGRGADWLDKPHLTFWISAASFKIFGISSFAYKLPSFLFGLLGTWYLYKLANDIYDKKTGLISAVIFLSALHIITSTFDVRAEIYITTFTLASIYHYYKAHQNSFWHIVAGSFFAACAILIKGIFVLIPVFAGFIIYWLLTKQSRQLLKPKWYIAILLIFIFITPELYSLYTQFDLHPEKIVFERTGVSGLKFFFWDSQFGRFFNNGPIKGKGDISFFLHTTLWAFLPWSVLFYTAVVNLFKRKNRIALAPESIMIWASAAVTFLIFSLSKFQLPHYILIIFPQFSIITALYLRKLGSKGLKTFFIIQNIIFILVIALVSILALFFGFENPYLIIGILIVVLAISFLLFKGILLETIIARSAFLSVGLMIFLFIFFYPALLKYQSGMHAGNWLKQNYPAAKPAVLNYIDAFSFDFYAPGEVKYFHNYADLDKSKNLKDLVIYIPEQELTKLKSEYHAEILKSFEYFHTTKLTGRFLNAKTRPQVLEQFYLVKIH, from the coding sequence ATGAACTTAAAAGATACAACACTATATAAATTCCTGATCGTTTTACTTGCAATTGCGAGTATACCAGCACTTTTTGGCGGCGTGATGGAGCCCGATGGCGCATTGTATGCTTCCATGTCTAAAAACATCATTCTGTTTAAAGATTGGTTCAACCTTTATGGCCGTGGGGCCGACTGGTTGGATAAACCACACCTCACTTTTTGGATTTCCGCAGCATCCTTTAAAATTTTCGGAATCTCATCTTTCGCCTATAAATTACCATCATTTCTGTTCGGTTTATTGGGCACGTGGTATTTATATAAATTAGCCAATGATATATACGATAAAAAAACCGGATTGATCAGTGCGGTAATTTTTCTAAGTGCCTTGCATATCATAACTTCTACATTTGATGTTAGGGCCGAAATTTATATCACCACTTTTACATTAGCATCTATTTACCATTATTATAAAGCACATCAAAATTCTTTCTGGCACATTGTAGCGGGTTCATTTTTTGCGGCCTGCGCGATATTGATCAAGGGAATTTTTGTATTGATTCCTGTATTTGCAGGCTTCATTATCTACTGGTTGCTTACAAAACAGTCCCGTCAGCTTTTAAAACCAAAATGGTATATCGCCATTCTATTGATTTTTATTTTCATTACCCCCGAGCTGTATTCGCTTTACACGCAATTCGATCTGCATCCCGAAAAAATTGTTTTTGAAAGGACCGGTGTTTCGGGTCTAAAATTTTTCTTTTGGGACAGTCAGTTTGGGCGTTTTTTTAACAACGGCCCGATTAAAGGCAAAGGGGATATTTCCTTTTTTCTACACACTACCCTTTGGGCATTTCTCCCTTGGTCTGTACTGTTTTATACAGCCGTAGTAAATTTGTTTAAAAGAAAAAATAGAATTGCTTTAGCTCCCGAAAGCATTATGATCTGGGCAAGTGCAGCGGTTACTTTTCTGATCTTTTCGCTTTCTAAATTTCAGTTGCCGCATTATATATTGATCATCTTTCCTCAGTTTTCGATCATCACAGCCTTGTACTTAAGGAAGCTTGGCAGCAAAGGTTTAAAAACCTTCTTCATTATACAGAACATTATTTTCATTTTAGTTATTGCCTTAGTTTCCATCTTGGCCCTTTTCTTTGGATTTGAAAACCCGTATCTAATCATCGGGATCCTGATTGTTGTTCTAGCCATCTCTTTCTTACTATTTAAAGGCATTTTATTGGAAACCATCATTGCCAGAAGTGCATTTTTATCAGTCGGATTAATGATATTTCTCTTCATTTTTTTCTACCCGGCCCTTTTAAAATATCAATCGGGTATGCACGCAGGTAATTGGTTAAAGCAAAATTATCCTGCTGCCAAGCCTGCAGTATTAAATTATATAGATGCATTTTCTTTTGATTTTTATGCCCCTGGTGAAGTAAAATATTTCCATAATTATGCCGATCTCGACAAATCAAAAAACCTAAAAGATTTGGTTATATACATTCCAGAGCAGGAATTGACAAAACTAAAAAGTGAGTACCATGCTGAAATTCTAAAATCGTTTGAATATTTTCATACCACTAAACTGACGGGTAGGTTTTTAAACGCAAAAACACGCCCTCAGGTTTTAGAGCAATTTTATTTGGTTAAAATACATTAA